From a region of the Dissulfurirhabdus thermomarina genome:
- a CDS encoding iron-containing alcohol dehydrogenase: MQPFTFHNPTRILFGPGLCDQAGAEIRPFSDRVLLVTGTGSAKRTGAYDRVRRSLEAAGVRVRDLEGVVSNPRLSKVREGIEATRAEALTAVVALGGGSVMDTAKAVAAGAVLDEGDVWDCFTRTREIAGALPVFTVPTLAASGSEMNGFMVITNEETGHKLAAGSEHLYPRLSILDPVLTCSVPPDYTAYGGADAVCHLLEPYFNGSDPDTPLQDRLAEALIQTLLEATEAAVARPGDVAARSTLMWGATLALNGLTRAGIGEHFFAVHMIEHALSALFDVPHGAGLAALLPGWMSWRAAESADKVAQLGRRLWNLSGGTRREEARQTIAALRDWLRRVGCPTSLSELGISAGDHGRIAENAALQAGIWGVDALYTPEVVAAVLAQCQEAA, from the coding sequence ATGCAGCCCTTCACCTTTCACAATCCCACCCGCATCCTCTTCGGCCCGGGGCTCTGCGACCAGGCCGGGGCCGAGATCCGCCCCTTCTCGGACCGGGTGCTGCTCGTCACCGGGACGGGCAGCGCCAAGCGGACAGGTGCCTACGACAGGGTCCGCCGGAGCCTCGAGGCGGCCGGCGTCCGCGTCCGGGACCTCGAGGGCGTGGTCTCCAACCCCCGCCTCTCCAAGGTGCGGGAGGGGATCGAGGCGACCCGGGCGGAGGCGCTCACCGCGGTGGTGGCCCTCGGCGGCGGCAGCGTCATGGACACCGCCAAGGCCGTGGCGGCCGGCGCGGTCCTGGACGAGGGCGACGTCTGGGACTGCTTCACCCGGACGCGGGAGATCGCCGGGGCCCTCCCCGTCTTCACCGTCCCGACGCTGGCGGCCTCGGGGTCGGAGATGAACGGCTTCATGGTCATCACCAACGAGGAGACGGGGCACAAGCTCGCGGCGGGCTCCGAGCATCTCTACCCGCGGCTGTCCATCCTGGACCCGGTGCTCACCTGCTCGGTGCCCCCGGACTACACCGCCTACGGCGGCGCCGACGCCGTCTGCCACCTGCTCGAGCCCTACTTCAACGGGTCCGACCCCGACACCCCCCTCCAGGACCGTCTGGCCGAGGCCCTGATCCAGACCCTCCTCGAGGCCACCGAGGCGGCCGTGGCGCGGCCCGGGGACGTGGCCGCCCGGTCCACCCTCATGTGGGGGGCCACCCTGGCCCTGAACGGGCTGACCCGGGCGGGCATCGGGGAGCACTTCTTCGCGGTCCACATGATCGAGCACGCGCTGAGCGCCCTCTTCGACGTCCCCCACGGGGCGGGGCTGGCCGCCCTGCTGCCGGGCTGGATGTCGTGGCGGGCCGCGGAGTCCGCGGACAAGGTGGCCCAGCTCGGCCGGCGCCTCTGGAACCTCTCGGGCGGCACCCGGCGCGAGGAGGCCCGGCAGACCATCGCGGCCCTGCGCGACTGGCTCCGCCGGGTGGGGTGCCCCACGAGCCTTTCGGAACTCGGCATCTCCGCCGGCGACCACGGCCGGATCGCCGAGAACGCCGCCCTCCAGGCGGGCATCTGGGGCGTGGACGCCCTCTACACCCCGGAGGTGGTCGCGGCCGTGCTCGCCCAGTGCCAGGAGGCGGCCTAG
- a CDS encoding Maf family protein — MHQRQRPGPFRAATPLILASASPRRRELLASLGLDFEVVPSQAPEPPPMAGERPDAYALRLARAKALDVAAPRPGALVIGADTIVVLGDRVLGKPRDAADAMATLTRLAGRTHVVITACCLAGAGGAVREFAVETRVRLAHPGQEALAAYAAGGEPLDKAGSYAIQGAGAFLVERIEGSPSNVIGLPLKELAAALVELEAIRPASPGPAAGGRGPA, encoded by the coding sequence GTGCACCAGCGCCAACGCCCGGGCCCTTTTCGGGCTGCCACACCCCTGATCCTGGCCTCGGCCTCCCCGAGGCGGCGGGAGCTCTTGGCCTCCCTCGGCCTCGACTTCGAGGTGGTGCCGAGCCAGGCCCCGGAACCCCCGCCGATGGCCGGGGAGCGGCCCGACGCCTACGCCCTGCGCCTGGCCCGGGCCAAGGCCCTCGACGTGGCGGCGCCCCGCCCCGGCGCCCTGGTCATCGGCGCGGACACCATCGTGGTCCTCGGGGACCGCGTGCTGGGAAAGCCCCGGGACGCCGCCGACGCCATGGCCACCCTCACCCGGCTGGCCGGGCGCACCCACGTGGTGATCACGGCCTGCTGCCTGGCCGGGGCCGGCGGCGCCGTCCGGGAGTTTGCCGTGGAGACCCGGGTGCGGCTGGCCCACCCCGGGCAGGAGGCGCTGGCCGCCTACGCCGCCGGCGGCGAGCCCCTGGACAAGGCGGGCAGCTATGCCATCCAGGGGGCCGGGGCCTTCCTGGTGGAACGGATCGAGGGCTCCCCTTCCAACGTGATCGGCCTGCCCCTCAAGGAACTGGCCGCCGCCCTCGTGGAACTGGAGGCCATACGCCCCGCCTCCCCGGGGCCGGCGGCCGGCGGCCGGGGCCCGGCATGA
- a CDS encoding ArnT family glycosyltransferase has product MRAAPAATGGDAALWHRRFLVLFFGVLALRVAILALLRLDLSPDEAYYWDWSRRLDWGYYSKPPMVAWIIAGAVDIFGHSALGVRLPAAVLGTVTLWGVYLLGRRLFSARAGFWAAAAAAALPGSAVLCLAMTIDAPLVCCWSLALFTFWRAAEGGRGHAGWWLLTGALVGAGLLSKQTMAAFWPLAGLFLAADPGRRRLLRSPWPYAAVLASGLMVAPVLAWNARHGWITFRHTAHHFHAAGGAVSLKTFLAFAGSQLGVVSPILWGLALWVGGAWLARARRAHGPVAFLLAMSTVPVFGVLALSLHQPVNANWAAPFHLGSLVLLAGWAEGAVDRPAPPPGRRVRLFRAGVWTAAAMSLLLYAVPPAVVRSPLAGGRLDPTVRVRGWAELGREVGRVLDGLPGRERMVVLSRRRQVVSELAFYLPRGLPVARWSVPGEGVRSQYELWPELLEAAAGRDALVVLEPGDPLLPIVARDFTELRPLGEVEAVLGPAGTRRLALYLGRGFRRGGRR; this is encoded by the coding sequence ATGAGGGCGGCACCGGCGGCGACCGGCGGGGACGCGGCCCTGTGGCACCGGCGCTTCCTGGTGCTCTTCTTCGGCGTCCTCGCCCTCCGGGTGGCGATCCTGGCCCTCCTGCGGCTGGACCTCTCCCCGGACGAGGCCTACTACTGGGACTGGTCGCGCCGGCTCGACTGGGGCTACTACAGCAAGCCGCCCATGGTGGCCTGGATCATCGCCGGGGCCGTAGATATCTTCGGGCACAGCGCCCTCGGCGTGCGGCTGCCGGCGGCGGTCCTCGGCACCGTCACCCTCTGGGGGGTCTACCTCCTCGGCCGCCGGCTCTTCTCGGCCCGGGCGGGGTTCTGGGCCGCGGCGGCCGCCGCGGCCCTGCCCGGAAGCGCCGTCCTCTGCCTGGCCATGACCATCGACGCCCCCCTGGTCTGCTGCTGGTCCCTGGCCCTCTTCACCTTCTGGCGGGCGGCGGAAGGCGGACGGGGCCACGCCGGCTGGTGGCTCCTCACCGGGGCCCTCGTGGGTGCGGGACTCCTTTCCAAGCAGACCATGGCGGCCTTCTGGCCGCTGGCGGGGCTCTTCCTCGCGGCGGATCCCGGCCGGCGGCGCCTCCTGCGCTCCCCGTGGCCCTATGCGGCGGTCCTGGCAAGCGGCCTGATGGTCGCCCCGGTGCTCGCATGGAACGCCCGCCACGGCTGGATCACCTTCCGCCACACCGCCCACCACTTCCACGCCGCGGGGGGGGCGGTCTCCCTGAAGACCTTCTTGGCCTTCGCCGGCTCCCAGCTCGGCGTGGTCTCCCCCATCCTCTGGGGGCTCGCCCTCTGGGTGGGCGGGGCCTGGCTCGCCCGGGCCCGCCGGGCACACGGACCCGTGGCCTTCCTGCTGGCCATGAGCACGGTCCCGGTCTTCGGGGTCCTGGCCCTCTCCCTCCACCAGCCCGTCAACGCCAACTGGGCCGCCCCCTTCCACCTCGGCTCGCTGGTGCTCCTGGCCGGCTGGGCCGAGGGGGCCGTGGATCGGCCCGCCCCGCCCCCCGGGCGGCGGGTCCGCCTCTTCCGGGCCGGGGTCTGGACCGCCGCCGCCATGAGCCTCCTCCTCTACGCCGTGCCCCCGGCGGTGGTCCGTTCACCCCTGGCCGGGGGACGTCTCGACCCCACGGTGCGGGTCCGGGGGTGGGCCGAGCTGGGGCGCGAGGTGGGCCGGGTTCTGGACGGCCTCCCGGGCCGGGAGCGGATGGTCGTCCTCTCCCGGCGGCGTCAGGTCGTCTCCGAGCTCGCCTTCTACCTGCCCCGGGGGCTTCCCGTGGCCCGCTGGAGCGTCCCCGGGGAGGGGGTGCGGTCCCAGTACGAGCTCTGGCCGGAGCTCCTCGAGGCCGCGGCGGGCCGAGACGCCCTGGTGGTGCTGGAGCCCGGGGACCCGCTCCTGCCCATCGTGGCACGGGACTTCACCGAGCTCCGGCCCCTGGGGGAGGTGGAGGCGGTCCTCGGACCGGCGGGCACGCGGCGCCTCGCCCTCTACCTGGGCCGCGGGTTCCGGCGGGGAGGCCGCCGGTGA
- a CDS encoding YggS family pyridoxal phosphate-dependent enzyme translates to MIARALDEIRRRIARAEARAGRAPGGTRLLAVTKTVPADRVRAAAAAGQRLFGENYLQEARAKLADLQDLRPETTWHFIGRLQRNKARAAVELFDCIESLDGLKLARTLDRLAGEAGRRLAVLVQVDLAGEPTKGGVAADELPTFLEAVFRLPNLSVEGLMCLPPWREDPEEVRPYFRRLRRLRDEAVRAGAPPGFRELSMGMSHDFEVAVEEGATLVRVGTALFGPRPKRPEA, encoded by the coding sequence ATGATCGCGCGCGCGCTCGACGAGATCCGCCGCCGCATCGCCCGGGCCGAGGCCCGGGCGGGCCGCGCCCCCGGCGGCACCCGGCTGCTGGCGGTCACCAAGACCGTCCCCGCCGACCGGGTCCGCGCGGCCGCGGCGGCGGGGCAGCGGCTCTTCGGGGAGAACTACCTCCAGGAGGCCCGGGCCAAGCTGGCCGATCTCCAGGACCTCCGCCCGGAGACCACCTGGCACTTCATCGGCCGCCTCCAGCGGAACAAGGCCCGGGCGGCGGTGGAGCTCTTCGACTGCATCGAGAGCCTCGACGGGCTCAAGCTCGCCCGCACCCTGGACCGCCTGGCCGGGGAGGCCGGGCGCCGCCTCGCCGTCCTGGTGCAGGTGGACCTCGCGGGCGAGCCCACCAAGGGCGGCGTTGCCGCCGACGAGCTGCCCACCTTCCTGGAGGCGGTCTTCCGCCTGCCGAACCTCTCGGTGGAGGGGCTCATGTGCCTGCCGCCCTGGCGGGAGGACCCGGAAGAGGTCCGTCCCTACTTCCGGCGTCTCCGCCGGCTCCGGGACGAGGCCGTCCGGGCCGGGGCCCCGCCCGGGTTCCGGGAGCTCTCCATGGGCATGTCCCACGACTTCGAGGTGGCCGTGGAGGAAGGCGCCACCCTGGTCCGGGTGGGGACCGCCCTCTTCGGCCCCCGGCCGAAACGCCCCGAGGCGTGA
- a CDS encoding NAD-dependent epimerase has translation MKVLVTGAAGFIGAALSHALLDRGDEVVGVDNLNDYYDVTLKEARLARLAARPGFTAERADIADRGAMAGVFARHRPRRVVNLAAQPGVRYSLENPDAYVDANLVGFANVLEGCRRHGVEHLVFASSSSVYGANTRLPFSVHHNVDHPVSLYAATKKAGELMAHAYSHLYGLPTTGLRFFTVYGPWGRPDMAYFIFTRKILAGEPIDVFNHGRCRRDFTYIDDIVEGVVRVLDRVPAPDPSWNGDDPDPGTSAAPYRIYNIGNSTPVDLMRFIGLIEERLGRRAEMRLLPLQKGDVPETFADTTDLERDVGFKAATPVEEGIARFVDWYLDYYGPGTAG, from the coding sequence GTGAAGGTCCTCGTCACCGGGGCGGCGGGCTTCATCGGGGCGGCCCTCTCCCACGCCCTCCTCGACCGCGGAGACGAGGTGGTGGGGGTGGACAACCTCAACGACTACTACGACGTGACCCTCAAGGAGGCGCGGCTGGCCCGCCTCGCGGCCCGGCCCGGGTTCACCGCCGAGCGGGCGGACATCGCCGACCGCGGGGCCATGGCCGGGGTCTTCGCCCGCCACCGGCCCCGCCGCGTGGTGAATCTCGCCGCCCAGCCCGGAGTGCGCTACTCCTTGGAAAACCCCGACGCCTACGTGGACGCCAACCTCGTGGGCTTCGCCAACGTCCTTGAGGGCTGCCGCCGCCACGGGGTGGAGCACCTGGTCTTCGCCTCGAGCAGCTCGGTCTACGGGGCCAACACGCGGCTTCCCTTCTCGGTGCACCACAACGTGGACCACCCGGTGAGCCTCTACGCCGCCACCAAGAAGGCGGGCGAGCTCATGGCCCACGCCTACAGCCACCTCTACGGGCTGCCGACCACCGGCCTCCGGTTCTTCACCGTCTACGGCCCCTGGGGCCGGCCGGACATGGCCTACTTCATCTTCACCCGCAAGATCCTGGCCGGGGAACCCATCGACGTCTTCAACCACGGCCGGTGCCGGCGCGACTTCACCTACATCGACGACATCGTGGAGGGCGTGGTCCGGGTCCTGGACCGCGTCCCGGCCCCGGATCCCTCCTGGAACGGGGACGACCCCGACCCCGGGACCAGCGCCGCCCCCTACCGGATCTACAACATCGGCAACAGCACGCCGGTGGACCTCATGCGGTTCATCGGGCTCATCGAGGAACGGCTCGGTCGAAGGGCCGAGATGCGCCTCCTCCCCCTCCAGAAGGGCGACGTCCCGGAGACCTTCGCCGACACCACCGACCTCGAGCGGGACGTGGGCTTCAAGGCCGCCACCCCCGTGGAGGAGGGAATCGCCCGGTTCGTGGACTGGTACCTGGACTACTACGGCCCCGGGACGGCCGGCTAG
- the queD gene encoding 6-carboxytetrahydropterin synthase QueD yields the protein MYEIFCRTHFSAAHYLRDYPGDCEHLHGHNWEVEAVVRAEGLNEIGVGIDFRDLKAALGTVLEELDHTNINDHPAFQDRNPSSEHLAAYIHRRLGEEIAAHPGVRVARVTVCETPKTGVTYIEDPSSGGAAG from the coding sequence ATGTACGAGATCTTCTGCCGCACCCACTTCTCCGCCGCCCACTACCTCCGGGACTACCCGGGCGACTGCGAGCACCTCCACGGCCATAACTGGGAGGTGGAGGCCGTGGTCCGCGCCGAGGGCCTGAACGAGATCGGCGTGGGCATCGACTTCCGCGACCTCAAGGCCGCCCTCGGCACCGTCCTGGAGGAACTGGACCACACCAACATCAACGACCACCCGGCCTTCCAGGACCGCAACCCCTCCTCGGAGCACCTGGCGGCCTACATCCACCGGCGCCTCGGCGAGGAGATCGCCGCCCACCCCGGGGTCCGGGTCGCCCGGGTCACGGTCTGCGAGACCCCGAAGACGGGGGTCACCTACATCGAGGACCCCTCGAGCGGCGGGGCCGCCGGCTGA
- a CDS encoding radical SAM protein: protein MPRVAETFTSLQGEGTAAGRPCFFIRMAGCNLRCTYCDTAYAWEGGETIPPGGLVGRWRESGVPLVEVTGGEPLLQPETPELLGRLLAAGAEVLLETNGSLPLDPVPPGVTCIVDRKTPGSGVAGAWRPENLARLRAGDQVKFVLTGRADYDWAVAELGGWRLPPGVEVLFSPAWGRLAPADLAEWILADRLPVRFQLQLHKLLWGDRQGV from the coding sequence GTGCCCCGCGTCGCCGAGACCTTCACGAGCCTCCAGGGGGAGGGGACCGCCGCCGGCCGGCCGTGTTTCTTCATCCGGATGGCGGGGTGCAACCTCCGGTGCACCTACTGCGACACGGCCTACGCCTGGGAGGGCGGGGAGACGATCCCCCCGGGCGGCCTGGTGGGGCGCTGGCGCGAAAGCGGCGTGCCCCTGGTGGAGGTGACAGGCGGCGAGCCCCTCCTCCAGCCCGAGACCCCGGAACTGCTCGGGCGGCTCCTCGCGGCGGGGGCCGAGGTCCTGCTCGAGACCAACGGGAGCCTCCCCCTCGACCCCGTCCCGCCCGGCGTCACCTGCATCGTGGACCGCAAGACCCCCGGCAGCGGCGTGGCCGGCGCCTGGCGCCCGGAGAACCTCGCCCGGCTCCGGGCCGGCGACCAGGTGAAGTTCGTGCTGACCGGCCGGGCGGACTACGACTGGGCCGTGGCGGAGCTTGGGGGCTGGCGCCTGCCGCCGGGGGTGGAGGTCCTCTTCTCCCCGGCCTGGGGCCGGCTGGCACCGGCCGATCTGGCCGAGTGGATCCTTGCGGACCGCCTGCCGGTCCGCTTCCAGCTCCAGCTCCACAAGCTGCTCTGGGGAGACAGGCAGGGCGTCTAG
- a CDS encoding phosphatase PAP2 family protein, with protein MTAALDAILRADRALFLCLNHARNPVFDWLMPALSDLKLFLPVLVPVLAWRLWRGGRRERVMWLGLVAAVVAADLACARLIKPLVGRMRPYVDLDGVWVASGWKWFVTNPTIRAYAGPSLSWPSCHAANIWTAGAYLARWRPRWWPGLLPLALAVSYSRIYLGEHYPLDVLGGALLGAAWGWGLACLLRRRVEGGRTTRRTP; from the coding sequence GTGACGGCCGCCCTGGACGCGATTCTCCGGGCGGACCGGGCCCTCTTCCTCTGCCTGAACCATGCCCGGAACCCGGTCTTCGACTGGCTCATGCCGGCCCTGTCCGACCTGAAGCTCTTCCTGCCGGTGCTCGTTCCTGTTCTCGCCTGGCGGCTCTGGCGGGGGGGGCGGCGGGAACGGGTGATGTGGCTCGGCCTCGTCGCCGCCGTGGTGGCGGCGGACCTCGCCTGCGCCCGGCTCATCAAGCCCCTGGTGGGCCGGATGCGGCCCTACGTGGACCTCGACGGCGTCTGGGTGGCCTCGGGCTGGAAGTGGTTCGTCACCAACCCGACCATCCGGGCCTACGCGGGGCCGAGCCTGTCCTGGCCCTCGTGCCACGCGGCCAACATCTGGACCGCCGGGGCCTACCTCGCCCGCTGGCGGCCCCGGTGGTGGCCCGGTCTCCTACCGCTGGCCCTGGCGGTTTCCTACTCCAGGATTTATCTTGGCGAGCACTATCCCCTGGACGTCCTCGGCGGGGCGCTGCTCGGCGCCGCCTGGGGCTGGGGGCTCGCCTGCCTCCTGCGCCGCCGGGTGGAGGGGGGCCGGACGACGAGGAGGACACCATGA
- a CDS encoding UDP-glucose dehydrogenase family protein, whose protein sequence is MKVTIFGCGYVGLVTGACFAEVGNEVLCVDVDAARVERLNAGEVPIFEPGLEDLVHRNTAAGRLAFTTDPAEAVAHGLFQMIAVGTPPDEDGSADLRHVLDVARTIGAHMDGYRVVVDKSTVPVGTADRVREAVAAELHRRGVQVEFDVVCNPEFLKEGEAVEDFMKPERIVVGADNPRTVELLKLLYAPFNRNHERMVIMDVRSAELTKYAANAMLATKISFMNEMANLAERLGADIEKVRVGIGSDSRIGYAFIYPGCGYGGSCFPKDVKALERMAAAAGYEARLLAAVEDVNRRQKEVLLRKMEAHYGDRLPGRTLALWGLSFKPGTDDIREAPSCVLIEGLLARGARVRAYDPKAMEAVRRRFGDRDGLELVPSPYEALEGADGLALVTEWKEFRSPDFDRIRELLGEPVIFDGRNVYDPDLLAAKGFAYYGIGRGRSVHRPAGAAA, encoded by the coding sequence ATGAAGGTCACCATCTTCGGCTGCGGTTACGTGGGCCTCGTCACGGGGGCCTGCTTCGCCGAGGTCGGCAACGAGGTCCTGTGCGTGGACGTGGACGCGGCGCGGGTCGAGCGGCTCAACGCGGGCGAGGTGCCCATCTTCGAGCCGGGGCTCGAGGACCTCGTCCACCGGAACACCGCCGCGGGCCGCCTCGCCTTCACCACCGACCCCGCCGAGGCGGTGGCGCACGGTCTCTTCCAGATGATCGCGGTGGGCACCCCGCCCGACGAGGACGGCTCGGCGGATCTGCGCCACGTGCTCGACGTGGCCCGGACCATCGGGGCCCACATGGACGGGTACCGGGTGGTGGTGGACAAGTCCACGGTGCCCGTGGGCACCGCCGACCGGGTCCGGGAGGCGGTGGCCGCCGAGCTCCACCGGCGCGGGGTGCAGGTGGAATTCGACGTGGTCTGCAACCCGGAGTTCCTCAAGGAGGGGGAGGCGGTGGAGGACTTCATGAAACCCGAGCGGATCGTGGTGGGCGCCGACAACCCCCGAACCGTCGAGCTCCTGAAGCTCCTCTACGCCCCCTTCAACCGGAACCACGAGCGCATGGTGATCATGGACGTCCGCTCCGCGGAACTGACCAAGTACGCCGCCAACGCCATGCTGGCCACCAAGATCAGCTTCATGAACGAGATGGCGAACCTGGCCGAGCGCCTGGGGGCGGACATCGAGAAGGTCCGGGTGGGGATCGGCTCCGACTCGCGGATCGGCTACGCCTTCATCTACCCCGGTTGCGGCTACGGCGGCTCCTGCTTCCCCAAGGACGTCAAGGCCTTGGAGCGCATGGCGGCCGCCGCGGGCTACGAGGCGCGCCTCCTGGCCGCCGTGGAAGACGTGAACCGGCGGCAGAAGGAGGTCCTCCTCCGCAAGATGGAGGCCCACTACGGCGACCGGCTCCCGGGTCGGACCCTGGCCCTCTGGGGGCTCTCCTTCAAGCCCGGCACCGACGACATCCGCGAGGCCCCGAGCTGCGTGCTGATCGAGGGGCTGCTGGCGCGCGGGGCCCGCGTCCGGGCCTACGACCCGAAGGCCATGGAGGCCGTCCGGCGCCGCTTCGGCGACCGGGACGGACTCGAGCTGGTCCCGTCGCCCTACGAGGCCCTGGAGGGGGCGGACGGGCTGGCGCTGGTGACGGAGTGGAAGGAATTCCGGAGCCCCGACTTCGACCGGATCCGCGAGCTCCTTGGAGAGCCGGTGATCTTCGACGGCCGAAACGTCTACGACCCGGACCTCTTGGCCGCCAAGGGCTTCGCCTACTACGGCATCGGCCGCGGGCGGAGCGTCCACCGGCCGGCGGGGGCGGCGGCGTGA
- a CDS encoding glycosyltransferase family 2 protein, protein MHTEPSVPPRPEISVVVPVYNEAPNLAPLAERLVAHLRPLGRSFEIVFVDDGSTDGSQELYAGLKERFPELRVVVFRRNFGQSAAMTAGFDHARGDVVVSMDGDLQNDPADIPRLVAKLEEGYDMVSGWRRDRKDPFLSRRLPSVLANRLIGWSTGVRLHDYGCSLKAYTRDVAKNLVLYGELHRFIPVLAHLYGARVAEVEVTHHPRRMGTSKYGIGRTYRVLLDLLLMLFFQKFATRPLQFFGLSGGLLFAAGVLVEGYLTWVKLWLGQDIGHRPLLLLGALLVITGLVLAGIGLLAELVVRTYYESSGRRIYTVRRVIE, encoded by the coding sequence ATGCACACCGAACCCTCCGTCCCACCCCGCCCCGAGATCTCCGTGGTGGTACCGGTCTACAACGAGGCCCCCAACCTCGCCCCCCTGGCGGAGCGCCTGGTGGCGCACCTCCGGCCCCTGGGCCGGTCCTTCGAGATCGTCTTCGTGGACGACGGGAGCACCGACGGCAGCCAGGAGCTCTACGCCGGGCTCAAGGAACGGTTCCCGGAGCTCCGGGTGGTGGTCTTCCGCCGCAACTTCGGCCAGAGCGCGGCCATGACCGCCGGCTTCGACCATGCCCGAGGCGACGTGGTGGTCTCCATGGACGGCGACCTCCAGAACGACCCCGCCGACATCCCCCGGCTGGTGGCCAAGCTCGAGGAGGGCTACGACATGGTCAGCGGCTGGCGCCGCGACCGGAAGGACCCCTTCCTCTCCCGGCGCCTCCCCTCGGTGCTCGCCAACCGTCTCATCGGCTGGTCCACCGGGGTCCGCCTCCACGACTACGGCTGCTCCCTCAAGGCCTACACCCGCGACGTGGCGAAGAACCTCGTCCTCTACGGGGAACTCCACCGCTTCATCCCGGTGCTCGCCCACCTCTACGGCGCCCGGGTGGCCGAGGTGGAGGTCACCCACCATCCCCGCCGCATGGGGACGAGCAAGTACGGGATCGGCCGGACCTACCGGGTGCTCCTGGACCTCCTCCTCATGCTCTTCTTCCAGAAGTTCGCCACGCGGCCCCTCCAGTTCTTCGGCCTGAGCGGCGGTCTCCTCTTCGCGGCCGGGGTCCTGGTGGAGGGCTACCTCACCTGGGTGAAACTCTGGCTGGGCCAGGACATCGGGCACCGGCCCCTGCTGCTGCTGGGGGCGCTGCTCGTCATCACCGGCCTCGTGCTGGCGGGCATCGGGCTCCTGGCCGAGCTGGTGGTCCGGACCTACTACGAGTCCTCCGGCCGGCGCATCTATACCGTGCGGCGGGTCATCGAATAA
- a CDS encoding lysylphosphatidylglycerol synthase transmembrane domain-containing protein yields the protein MTASHGHHGAETRRRGAGRLAARLGVSLGLLAWLVSRVEPGELAASFGAVPAGAAAAALALYLGSQLASSLRWFLLAGALGFGGAWRRYLGAYFAGMFFNLFLPTSIGGDVWKVFWLAGGEPRRLRAAATVLADRALGFAAMFLLGALAVTAADPGAAARFRWPLVGAAAAAAGLAVLAAAAPGLLRRLFPASAGRLQALEELARHPARVGAAFGLSLLLQGLCMGAVAVLGRGMGLAPPVAFYYAVFPLIALASLLPVSFNGIGVREGGFVFFLGIEGVPAGQALTLGLTFFGVQVAASLLGGLAYGVGLHGGRAGGAA from the coding sequence TTGACCGCGTCACACGGCCATCACGGAGCAGAAACCCGCCGCCGGGGCGCCGGGCGGCTGGCGGCCCGGCTGGGGGTGAGCCTCGGGCTCCTGGCCTGGCTCGTCTCCCGCGTGGAACCCGGCGAGCTGGCCGCCTCCTTCGGGGCGGTCCCCGCGGGGGCCGCGGCCGCGGCCCTCGCCCTCTACCTGGGATCCCAGCTGGCGAGCAGCCTCCGGTGGTTCCTCCTGGCCGGGGCCCTGGGCTTCGGCGGGGCCTGGCGGCGTTACCTCGGCGCCTACTTCGCCGGGATGTTCTTCAACCTCTTCCTGCCCACGAGCATCGGGGGCGACGTCTGGAAGGTCTTCTGGCTGGCCGGCGGGGAGCCGAGGCGGCTCAGGGCCGCCGCCACGGTGCTGGCCGACCGGGCCCTCGGCTTCGCGGCCATGTTCCTCCTGGGGGCGCTGGCGGTGACGGCGGCCGACCCGGGGGCGGCGGCCCGGTTCCGGTGGCCCCTGGTGGGTGCGGCCGCAGCCGCGGCGGGTCTCGCCGTGCTGGCCGCCGCGGCGCCCGGCCTCCTCCGCCGGCTCTTTCCGGCCTCGGCCGGCCGGCTCCAGGCCCTGGAGGAGCTGGCCCGGCACCCGGCGCGGGTCGGCGCGGCCTTCGGCCTCTCCCTGCTCCTCCAGGGGCTCTGCATGGGGGCCGTGGCGGTGCTCGGCCGGGGCATGGGGCTGGCGCCCCCCGTCGCCTTCTACTACGCCGTCTTTCCGCTCATCGCCCTGGCCTCCCTGCTCCCCGTGAGCTTCAACGGGATCGGGGTCCGGGAGGGCGGCTTCGTCTTCTTCCTCGGCATCGAGGGCGTGCCCGCCGGCCAGGCCCTCACCCTGGGGCTCACCTTCTTCGGGGTCCAGGTGGCGGCGAGCCTCCTGGGGGGCCTGGCCTACGGAGTCGGCCTCCACGGAGGCCGGGCGGGGGGTGCGGCATGA